GGTTTTGCTGAAAGGGTCGCCCTGTCTTTTCATGATCAGCACACCTTTGCCAATCTCGATGCATTCTTTACCCAATAATTGCCAGCAAATTGTTTTAAGGGCAAACAGGCCACCGATTGTCCAGCCGGCCAGCCAGAATATCTTAAACAGATCGGCACCTTTGTTTGTAGCGCTAAGAATTTCTCTTATAGCTGATGCTTCACCCAAGAACCAACCACAAAGCCACGCACACATGAAAAGGATAATAAAGTAATTCTTTCTTGAAGGTATAGTGATTCTTACAGAGTCAAAATTATCCTCGATAATTGCTCTGCCCTGATACGGTAATTCCATCTTTAAATGTCTGGCTTAAAGATGCTATAAATTATGATGTTTGCAAATTATATTGATAAAGCCTCACCCAACCCTCTCCAAAGAAGAAGGCTTTAAGCGCTTTCTTTTTGGAATCTCCTCCTTTAAGGAAGGTTTAGAGAGGGCTATTTCTTATCTTTACTAAACAATATGCAATCAAATCTTCATAAGTATAACGATAAATTTCAGGCGGCTTTGGCCGGGTTAAACCCCGAGCAATTGGCCGCTGTTAATAAAATGGATGGGCCGGTTTTGGTAGTGGCCGGACCGGGTACGGGTAAAACACAGATACTGGCGGCCCGTATAGGTAAAATATTAACCGATACAGATGCACTACCAAACGAAATACTGTGTCTTACCTATACCGATGCCGGTGCGGTAGCTATGCGCAAGCGTCTGTTTGAGTTTATTGGTCCCGATGCTTACCGTATCAATATATATACCTTTCATGCTTTTTGTAACGAGATTATCCAGGAGAACCTGGAATATTTTGGTAAGCTGAACCTGGAGTCATTGTCTGATCTGGAATCGGCAATGCTGTTCCGCGAACTGGTTGATGAGTTTGGCAACGATCATTTGCTCAAGCGTTTTACCGGAGATATTTATTACGATACCAAACGTTTGAAAGATCTGTTCTCGACCATGAAACGGGAGAACTGGGACATCGACCTGATTACCAAAGCGGTTCAGGATTACCTGGACGATATCCCTAACCGGGAAGAATTTGTATACAAACGCGCCAATGCCAAAACAGGCATCAAAGTTGGCGACCCTAAACAAAAAGATATTGATGCCGCTCATGAAACCATGAGCAAATTGCTGGCAGCGGTAGGCGAATACAAAAACTACGATGCCAAGATGAAAGCCCGCGGCCGGTATGATTATGACGACATGATCATCTGGGTGCTGAAAGCTTTCCGCGATAATGAAGAGATACTGCGTAAATACCAGGAGCGCTATCAGTATATTTTGGTGGATGAATTTCAGGATACCAGTGGTTCGCAAAATGAATTGCTTAGGTTTTTGCTGAGCTATTGGGATGTACCTAACGTGTTTGTGGTGGGCGATGATGACCAGTCGATCTTTAAATTTCAGGGTGCCAACATGAAAAACATCTTGGATTTTGCTACCGATTATGTAGATACCCTGCAGACTGTTGTACTGAAACATAACTATCGATCCAATCAAAATATCCTCGATATTTCAAGGGCGCTCATCAACAACAATTTTGAGAGGCTCACCAGTCAGCTCAAACTGGATAAGGACCTGCGGGCATCGCATCCACGCTTTACCCAGCTCACGGTTGAGCCTGTGATCAATGAATATGAGAATCCCGATCAGGAACTGGTAGATGTATCGTCCCAAATCAAAGCATTGATTGACCAGGGTACGCCGCCGGGTGAGATAGCGGTGATCTATCGCAACCACAGCCAGGTAGAGGAAATGATCAAATACCTTGATGTTGAGAAAATAGCGGTAAATACCAAACGAAAGATCGATATCCTGACGCAGCCCTTTGGCGAAAAGATCATCAACATCCTGCGTTACCTGGCTATGGAACTGGATTCGCCGTATAGTGGTGACGAGCTATTGTTCGAGATCATGCATTATGATTTCTTTAACATCGCCCCCATTGAAATTGCCAAGGCCAGCATCGCGGTAGCTAAAGAAAATTATGGCGCGGTAACCGGTAATAAACCCAAAACCTCTATCCGTCGTTATGTGAGCGAGTTGCGGCCACCTGCTCAAACTGATCTTTTTGCTCCGGATAAGTTTACCGCCATGAAGTATCTCATTAATGATATTGATGAGTTGCTGCAATCGGCAGTGAGTAAAACTTTGCAGGCACTTTTCCAGGATGTGATAGCCAAAATGGGTATCCTGCGGTACATTATGCAGCAAGCGGACAAAGGCGGGCATATGCAAATGCTCACCAGCTTTTTTGATTTCCTGAAAGATGAAAGTCGCAAGAACCCCGAAATTAAACTGGATGAGTTAATAGCCACCATTGAGTTGATGAAGAAGAATGGCATCCGGCTCGATTTGAACCAGGTGATCTTTTCTGATAATGGTGTTAATTTTTTAACCGCACATGGTTCCAAGGGACTTGAATTTGAACATGTATTTTTTATAGGCTGTGATAAACGCACCTGGGATAGTAAGGGCCGCAATACCGGTTTCAGTTACCCCGATACTTTAACCCAGGCCGCATCTGATGATATTGCCCAAAAAGAGGAGGGGCGGCGCCTGTTTTATGTAGCCATCACCCGTGCTAAACAGCATCTGTATATCTCATATGCGAACAAAGATAAAAAAGCCAAAGATCAGGAAGCAAGCCAGTTTGTAGGCGAAATACTGGCCAGCACCGATTTACAGGTACATTATCCAAAAGTGACCGAAGAAGCCATGCTGGGCTTTTACGCCACCCAGTTTAGCGAGGCCGAAAAACCAAAGGTGGAGCTACTGGATAAAAATTACATTAACCTGCTGCTGCAAAATTATACGCTGTCGGTAACACACCTGAGCAGTTATCTGGATTGCCCGTTGAGGTTTTATTTCCAGTGTCTGATCAGGGTGCCATCGGGTAAAAGTCCGTCGGCTACGTTTGGACAGGCCGTGCATTGGGCGTTGAACAAAACGTATAAATTATTGAAAGATAATGATAACGAGTTCCTGTCGACTGAGCAGTTTATGAACGAATTTCGCTGGTACATGGCCCGTAACAAAGATTCATTTACCAAGGATGAATATAAATTGCGCGTAGCCTACGGCGAAAAAATATTACCTGCCTACTACGAAAAGAATGTAGACCATTGGAATAAGATAGCCATCACCGAGCGCACCATCAAAAACATCGAAATAGGAGGCGTGCCCATCAAAGGTAACCTGGATAAAATGGAATTTGATAGCAAGCACGTAACCGTGGTGGATTATAAAACCGGTAAACTCAAAAATGCCAAAGACAAGCTGCTACGACCTACCAACGATTTCCCCAACGGTGGCGATTACTGGCGACAGGGTGTGTTTTATAAAATACTGGTGGACCATGACCGCACCAACGATTGGGAAGTAGTAAGCACCGTTTTTGATTTTGTAGAACCCGTAAGTGAAGGCGAATACCACAGCGAAAAATTTGTGATCACCCCCGATGATATGGACGTAGTGACCGAACAGATCAAAGATACCTATGCCAAAATAATGGCGCACGATTTTAACACAGGTTGCGGCAAAAAAGAATGCGACTGGTGCCATTTTGTAAAAAGTAATTTTAAACAGGCCGACGAAATGTTGCAAACTGCGAGTGAGGAGGAGGAGGAATAGTA
This region of Mucilaginibacter inviolabilis genomic DNA includes:
- a CDS encoding ATP-dependent helicase, which gives rise to MQSNLHKYNDKFQAALAGLNPEQLAAVNKMDGPVLVVAGPGTGKTQILAARIGKILTDTDALPNEILCLTYTDAGAVAMRKRLFEFIGPDAYRINIYTFHAFCNEIIQENLEYFGKLNLESLSDLESAMLFRELVDEFGNDHLLKRFTGDIYYDTKRLKDLFSTMKRENWDIDLITKAVQDYLDDIPNREEFVYKRANAKTGIKVGDPKQKDIDAAHETMSKLLAAVGEYKNYDAKMKARGRYDYDDMIIWVLKAFRDNEEILRKYQERYQYILVDEFQDTSGSQNELLRFLLSYWDVPNVFVVGDDDQSIFKFQGANMKNILDFATDYVDTLQTVVLKHNYRSNQNILDISRALINNNFERLTSQLKLDKDLRASHPRFTQLTVEPVINEYENPDQELVDVSSQIKALIDQGTPPGEIAVIYRNHSQVEEMIKYLDVEKIAVNTKRKIDILTQPFGEKIINILRYLAMELDSPYSGDELLFEIMHYDFFNIAPIEIAKASIAVAKENYGAVTGNKPKTSIRRYVSELRPPAQTDLFAPDKFTAMKYLINDIDELLQSAVSKTLQALFQDVIAKMGILRYIMQQADKGGHMQMLTSFFDFLKDESRKNPEIKLDELIATIELMKKNGIRLDLNQVIFSDNGVNFLTAHGSKGLEFEHVFFIGCDKRTWDSKGRNTGFSYPDTLTQAASDDIAQKEEGRRLFYVAITRAKQHLYISYANKDKKAKDQEASQFVGEILASTDLQVHYPKVTEEAMLGFYATQFSEAEKPKVELLDKNYINLLLQNYTLSVTHLSSYLDCPLRFYFQCLIRVPSGKSPSATFGQAVHWALNKTYKLLKDNDNEFLSTEQFMNEFRWYMARNKDSFTKDEYKLRVAYGEKILPAYYEKNVDHWNKIAITERTIKNIEIGGVPIKGNLDKMEFDSKHVTVVDYKTGKLKNAKDKLLRPTNDFPNGGDYWRQGVFYKILVDHDRTNDWEVVSTVFDFVEPVSEGEYHSEKFVITPDDMDVVTEQIKDTYAKIMAHDFNTGCGKKECDWCHFVKSNFKQADEMLQTASEEEEE